In Haemophilus parainfluenzae, one genomic interval encodes:
- a CDS encoding subtype B tannase — protein sequence MPNKPDPLANTPYFNQTDKGFDLKFTPKNYRTLEVKVGDSSVKFRAFEKIVYVANPIEPDYQTLNIYVPEAYFKGEKINGYSAETVPIFLPNAVGGYMPAKAATYDAKGFGSGDKPNAIVTALSKGYVVASVGARGRTLEKDGKYTGKAPAAIIDLKAAVRYLHANDNVMPGDAKKIISNGTSAGGALSALLGASGDSNDYADYLKQAGAAEASDAIFAVSAYCPITNLENADSAYEWEFNGVNEYSRMDMSRLNANSYNDRSQVEKAKIEGTLSADEIKVSDQLKAAFPAYLNSLNLKDEKGNALTLDAQGNGSFKDYMRSVIASSADKAHKNDASFEGKPWVKVSKDGVSDIDWDGYVHSEKRMKSPPAFDALNLSSGENNLFGTETVNNKHFTEYSLHHSTEKGEMADKQIVKLMNAMNYLDQSKTQHWRIRAGTSDRDTSHAISAILAVKLRMNGKQVDYQTPWGVPHSGDYDLDELFQWIDSISK from the coding sequence ATGCCAAATAAACCCGATCCTCTAGCCAATACCCCTTATTTTAATCAAACAGACAAGGGATTCGATCTTAAATTTACCCCAAAAAACTACCGCACTTTAGAGGTAAAAGTCGGAGATTCATCAGTTAAATTCCGTGCCTTTGAAAAGATTGTGTACGTAGCGAATCCAATAGAGCCTGATTATCAAACCTTAAATATTTACGTTCCAGAAGCTTATTTTAAGGGTGAAAAAATAAATGGTTATTCAGCTGAAACGGTGCCGATCTTTTTACCTAATGCCGTTGGTGGATATATGCCGGCTAAGGCGGCAACCTATGATGCCAAAGGTTTTGGTAGTGGCGATAAACCGAATGCCATTGTGACCGCACTTTCTAAAGGTTATGTAGTGGCGAGCGTAGGCGCGCGCGGCCGTACTTTAGAAAAAGACGGGAAATACACCGGTAAAGCACCTGCAGCAATTATTGATTTGAAAGCGGCTGTTCGTTATTTACACGCGAATGATAATGTGATGCCTGGGGATGCGAAGAAGATTATTTCTAACGGTACCAGTGCTGGAGGGGCATTATCTGCTTTACTGGGTGCGAGTGGTGATAGCAACGATTATGCTGATTATTTAAAACAAGCCGGCGCAGCTGAGGCAAGTGATGCTATTTTTGCGGTATCGGCTTATTGTCCGATTACCAATTTAGAGAATGCAGATAGTGCTTATGAGTGGGAATTTAACGGTGTAAATGAATATAGCCGTATGGATATGAGCCGTTTGAATGCCAATAGCTATAATGACCGTTCACAGGTAGAAAAAGCTAAAATTGAAGGGACATTGTCTGCAGATGAAATCAAGGTTTCTGATCAACTTAAAGCGGCGTTTCCAGCTTACTTAAATAGCTTAAATTTAAAAGATGAAAAAGGCAACGCCTTAACATTAGATGCACAAGGAAATGGCTCTTTCAAAGATTATATGCGTTCAGTGATTGCTTCATCTGCAGATAAAGCCCATAAAAACGATGCCTCTTTTGAGGGTAAACCTTGGGTGAAAGTCAGCAAAGATGGCGTAAGCGATATTGATTGGGATGGCTATGTTCACTCAGAAAAACGAATGAAATCGCCACCTGCGTTTGACGCATTGAATTTGAGTTCTGGCGAGAATAATTTATTCGGTACGGAAACGGTGAATAATAAACATTTTACTGAATATTCACTGCACCACAGCACTGAGAAAGGTGAAATGGCGGATAAACAAATCGTGAAACTCATGAACGCCATGAATTATCTCGATCAGAGTAAAACGCAGCATTGGCGCATCCGTGCGGGAACATCAGATCGTGATACATCTCATGCGATTAGTGCGATCTTAGCAGTAAAATTACGCATGAATGGCAAGCAAGTTGACTATCAAACGCCTTGGGGTGTACCTCATTCAGGAGATTATGATCTCGATGAATTATTTCAATGGATTGATAGCATTTCAAAATAA
- the deoC gene encoding deoxyribose-phosphate aldolase, translated as MDSKQLAQYIDHTALTAEKTEQDILKLCDEAIQYGFYSVCINSGYIPLAKEKLAGSNVKICTVVGFPLGANLSSVKAFETQEAIKAGAGEIDMVINVGLIKSNKWDAVKDDIQAVLTACHGVPLKVILETCLLTKEEIVKACEICKALGVAFVKTSTGFNKGGATVEDVALMKKTVGNIGVKASGGIRDTQTALAMIKAGATRIGASAGIAIVTGVSANTSSNY; from the coding sequence ATGGATAGTAAACAATTAGCACAATATATTGATCACACCGCGCTCACCGCAGAAAAAACAGAACAAGATATTCTTAAACTCTGTGATGAAGCAATTCAGTACGGTTTTTATTCTGTCTGCATTAATTCAGGTTATATTCCTTTAGCCAAAGAAAAACTCGCTGGCTCAAACGTCAAAATTTGTACGGTTGTTGGTTTCCCTCTTGGCGCCAACTTATCCTCTGTCAAAGCGTTTGAAACCCAAGAAGCCATCAAAGCGGGTGCAGGTGAGATCGATATGGTGATTAATGTTGGCTTAATTAAATCCAATAAATGGGATGCCGTAAAAGATGATATTCAAGCTGTATTAACGGCTTGTCATGGCGTGCCACTTAAAGTGATTTTAGAAACGTGCTTACTCACTAAAGAAGAAATCGTAAAAGCCTGTGAAATCTGTAAAGCATTAGGTGTAGCATTCGTTAAAACCTCAACGGGTTTCAATAAAGGCGGCGCAACCGTAGAAGATGTGGCATTAATGAAGAAAACGGTAGGCAACATTGGCGTGAAAGCCTCTGGCGGTATTCGTGATACTCAAACCGCACTAGCGATGATTAAAGCGGGAGCTACTCGAATTGGCGCAAGCGCAGGCATTGCGATTGTAACAGGTGTTTCTGCTAATACCTCAAGCAATTACTAA
- the waaF gene encoding lipopolysaccharide heptosyltransferase II — protein sequence MRILIIGPSWVGDMMMSHSLYQQLKQQYPNCQIDVMAPNWCKPLLARMPEVRHAIEMPLGHGKFALCERYRLGKALRNQYDMAIVLPNSLKSAFIPAFAKIAVRRGWKGESRYFLLNDLRNNKRDYPMMVQRYVALAFEQNAVPKAADITVLKPYLTVDSTQQAETLKNFEKQTALLGERPIIGFCPGAEFGPAKRWPHYHYAKLAEMLIEKGYAVELFGSPKDVEAGEQIRNALPAELQPFCLNLAGQTNLNQAVDLIANCTAVVSNDSGLMHIAAATDRPLVALYGPTSPIYTPPLSDKAVIIRLIEGDLIKVRKSTDSSEGYHQSLIDIKPENVVEKLTALLDV from the coding sequence ATGAGGATTTTAATTATCGGCCCGTCTTGGGTCGGCGATATGATGATGTCGCACAGTTTGTATCAACAACTCAAACAGCAATATCCAAATTGCCAAATTGATGTGATGGCACCGAATTGGTGTAAACCACTTTTAGCCCGTATGCCAGAAGTGCGTCATGCCATTGAAATGCCGCTCGGACACGGCAAATTTGCCTTGTGTGAACGTTATCGTTTAGGTAAGGCATTGCGCAATCAATATGATATGGCGATTGTGTTACCAAATTCCTTGAAATCAGCCTTTATTCCCGCTTTTGCAAAAATTGCGGTACGTCGTGGTTGGAAAGGGGAAAGCCGTTATTTCTTGCTTAACGATTTACGCAATAATAAACGTGATTATCCTATGATGGTGCAACGTTATGTGGCGTTAGCTTTTGAGCAAAATGCGGTACCGAAAGCGGCTGATATTACTGTTCTAAAACCTTATTTAACCGTTGACTCAACTCAACAGGCGGAAACCTTAAAAAACTTTGAAAAACAGACCGCACTTTTAGGCGAGCGTCCGATTATCGGTTTTTGTCCTGGAGCAGAATTTGGTCCAGCTAAACGTTGGCCGCATTATCATTATGCTAAATTGGCTGAAATGCTCATTGAAAAAGGCTATGCGGTAGAATTATTTGGTTCACCAAAAGATGTGGAAGCAGGTGAGCAAATTCGCAATGCGTTGCCTGCCGAGCTACAACCATTCTGTTTGAATTTGGCAGGGCAAACAAACCTGAATCAAGCGGTAGATTTAATTGCTAATTGTACGGCAGTGGTAAGCAATGACAGTGGCTTAATGCATATTGCGGCCGCGACAGATCGCCCATTGGTTGCACTTTATGGTCCAACGAGCCCAATTTATACGCCACCATTATCAGATAAAGCCGTGATTATTCGTTTAATTGAAGGCGATTTAATTAAGGTGCGTAAAAGTACAGATAGCTCGGAAGGGTATCATCAAAGTTTGATTGATATTAAACCTGAAAATGTGGTAGAAAAACTGACCGCACTTTTAGACGTTTAA
- the rfaC gene encoding lipopolysaccharide heptosyltransferase RfaC: MKVCVIKTSSMGDVIHTLPALTDAQRAIPNLSIDWVVEENFAEIPRWHSAVNQIIPIALRRWRKSPFSAQTKNEWKSYRTLLQANQYDAVIDAQGLFKSAFFATRLANGVKHGYDRKSIREPIASLFYDKKYAISYQQHAVERIRQLFAQALSYPLPKEKGDYDIARHFISADFIEPYVIFFHSTTRDEKHWLEHEWRNLIEKLTALSVQVRLPWGNEKEKARAERLAVGLSHVVVLPKLSLNELAYQIANAKAVVSVDTGLAHLTAALDKPNITLYGATDPTLIGCYGQNQCYLIANSMEKITSEQVFSSLNTLIK; the protein is encoded by the coding sequence ATGAAAGTATGTGTGATTAAGACTTCCTCTATGGGCGATGTGATTCATACTTTGCCGGCATTGACTGATGCACAGCGTGCTATTCCTAATCTCTCTATTGATTGGGTGGTGGAAGAGAATTTTGCAGAAATTCCACGTTGGCATTCGGCAGTGAATCAAATCATTCCAATTGCTTTAAGACGTTGGCGAAAATCGCCTTTTTCAGCTCAAACAAAAAACGAATGGAAATCTTACCGCACTTTATTACAAGCCAATCAATATGATGCCGTGATTGACGCTCAAGGGCTTTTTAAGAGCGCTTTTTTTGCGACACGATTAGCTAATGGCGTCAAACATGGCTATGATCGCAAGAGTATCCGTGAGCCGATAGCTTCCTTGTTCTACGATAAAAAATACGCGATTTCCTATCAACAACATGCGGTAGAACGTATTCGTCAACTTTTTGCACAAGCCTTATCTTATCCATTACCGAAAGAGAAAGGGGATTACGATATTGCGCGTCATTTTATTTCCGCAGATTTTATCGAACCTTACGTGATCTTTTTTCATTCTACGACAAGAGATGAAAAGCATTGGCTAGAACATGAATGGCGAAATTTAATTGAAAAACTGACCGCACTTTCTGTTCAAGTTCGTTTACCTTGGGGAAATGAAAAAGAAAAGGCGAGAGCAGAGCGATTAGCAGTCGGTTTATCTCATGTAGTCGTTTTGCCTAAACTTTCATTAAATGAATTGGCTTACCAAATAGCTAATGCGAAAGCCGTGGTATCGGTAGACACAGGGCTTGCTCATTTAACGGCCGCACTGGACAAACCCAATATTACGCTTTATGGCGCAACTGATCCGACCTTAATTGGTTGTTATGGTCAAAATCAGTGTTATTTAATTGCCAATTCGATGGAGAAAATTACCTCAGAGCAGGTCTTTTCTAGCCTAAATACATTAATTAAATAG
- the rfaD gene encoding ADP-glyceromanno-heptose 6-epimerase yields the protein MIIVTGGAGFIGSNIVKALNDMGRKDILVVDNLKDGTKFINLVDLDIADYCDKEDFIASIIAGDDLGDIDAVFHEGACSATTEWDGKYIMHNNYEYSKELLHYCLDRQIPFLYASSAATYGDKTEFREEREFEGPLNVYGYSKFLFDQYVRAILPEAQSPVCGFRYFNVYGPREGHKGSMASVAFHLNNQILKGENPKLFAGSEHFRRDFVYVGDVAQVNIWCWQNGISGIFNCGTGNAESFAEVAKAVIKFHGKGAVETIPFPEHLKSRYQEYTQADLTKLRATGYDKPFKTVAEGVAEYMAWLNK from the coding sequence ATGATTATCGTAACAGGTGGCGCCGGTTTTATCGGCAGTAATATCGTTAAAGCATTAAACGATATGGGACGCAAAGATATTTTAGTGGTGGATAACTTAAAAGACGGGACTAAATTCATTAACTTAGTGGATCTTGATATCGCAGATTACTGTGATAAAGAAGACTTCATTGCGTCAATTATTGCAGGTGATGATTTAGGTGATATCGATGCGGTATTCCATGAAGGAGCTTGCTCAGCGACTACTGAATGGGACGGTAAATACATCATGCACAATAACTACGAATATTCAAAAGAGTTATTGCATTATTGCTTAGATCGTCAAATTCCGTTCTTGTATGCGTCAAGTGCGGCGACTTATGGCGACAAAACTGAATTCCGTGAAGAGCGTGAATTTGAAGGCCCATTGAATGTGTACGGTTATTCTAAATTCTTATTCGACCAATATGTGCGTGCAATTTTACCTGAAGCGCAATCACCGGTATGTGGTTTCCGTTATTTCAACGTTTATGGTCCGCGTGAAGGTCACAAAGGCTCAATGGCGAGTGTGGCATTCCACTTAAATAACCAAATCCTGAAAGGCGAAAATCCAAAATTATTTGCAGGCAGTGAACACTTCCGCCGTGATTTCGTTTATGTAGGCGATGTGGCACAAGTCAACATTTGGTGCTGGCAAAATGGCATTTCGGGTATCTTCAACTGTGGTACCGGCAATGCAGAGTCTTTTGCAGAGGTAGCAAAAGCGGTAATTAAATTCCACGGCAAAGGCGCAGTGGAAACGATTCCATTCCCAGAGCATTTGAAATCTCGCTATCAAGAATATACGCAAGCAGATTTAACGAAACTTCGCGCAACTGGCTACGACAAACCATTTAAAACTGTCGCGGAAGGTGTGGCTGAGTACATGGCGTGGTTAAATAAATAA
- a CDS encoding phosphoglycolate phosphatase — protein sequence MKTQFKVIGFDLDGTLVNSLPDLALSVNSALADFDLPQAPEELVLTWIGNGAPVLIARALEWAKGQTGKDFSDAEMEQVKERFNVYYAENLCNVSRLYPNVKETLETLKARGYTLAVVTNKPTRHVQPVLAAFGIDHLFSEMLGGQSLPAIKPHPGPLYYLCGKFGVEPRQVLFVGDSRNDILAAHSAGCPAVGLTYGYNYNIPIAESNPDWVFDDFAKLLEIL from the coding sequence ATGAAGACTCAATTTAAAGTTATCGGTTTTGATTTAGACGGTACGCTTGTGAATAGCTTGCCGGATTTAGCGTTATCTGTGAATTCTGCTTTAGCAGACTTTGATTTACCCCAAGCACCAGAAGAGTTAGTGTTAACTTGGATTGGTAATGGGGCGCCTGTATTGATTGCACGAGCTTTAGAATGGGCAAAAGGGCAAACAGGTAAAGACTTTTCAGATGCAGAAATGGAGCAAGTGAAAGAGCGTTTTAACGTGTATTACGCAGAGAATCTTTGTAATGTGAGCCGTTTATATCCAAATGTAAAAGAAACATTGGAAACCTTGAAGGCTCGTGGTTATACCTTAGCCGTGGTAACGAACAAACCAACTCGTCACGTTCAGCCAGTATTAGCCGCATTTGGTATCGATCATTTATTCAGTGAAATGCTTGGTGGACAATCATTACCGGCGATTAAACCACATCCAGGCCCATTGTATTATTTATGCGGTAAATTTGGCGTAGAACCTCGCCAAGTGTTATTTGTAGGTGATTCTCGAAATGACATTCTCGCTGCTCATTCAGCAGGTTGTCCAGCTGTGGGTTTAACTTACGGTTACAACTACAACATTCCAATTGCGGAATCAAATCCAGATTGGGTGTTTGATGACTTTGCGAAGTTATTAGAGATTCTTTAA
- the rpe gene encoding ribulose-phosphate 3-epimerase — protein MKPYLIAPSILSADLARLGDDVQNVLNAGADVIHFDVMDNHYVPNLTFGPAVCKALRDYGIKAPIDVHLMVKPVDRIIPDFAKAGADYITFHPEASEHIDRSLQLIRDHGCKSGLVFNPATPLSYLDYVLDKVDVILLMSVNPGFGGQSFLPSTLKKLQQARRLIDESGLDIRLEVDGGVKVDNIAEIAAAGADIFVAGSAIFGKPDYKQIIDQMRAQLASVK, from the coding sequence ATGAAACCTTATTTAATCGCCCCTTCTATCCTTTCTGCAGATCTTGCTCGTCTTGGTGATGATGTGCAAAACGTGTTGAATGCTGGTGCGGATGTGATTCATTTTGATGTAATGGATAATCACTATGTGCCGAATTTAACCTTTGGCCCAGCTGTGTGCAAAGCTTTGCGTGATTATGGCATTAAAGCACCTATTGATGTGCATTTAATGGTGAAACCGGTTGATCGTATCATTCCTGATTTTGCCAAAGCCGGTGCGGATTACATTACGTTTCATCCTGAAGCCAGTGAACATATTGACCGCTCTTTACAGCTCATTCGTGATCACGGTTGTAAATCAGGTTTAGTATTTAATCCTGCCACACCATTAAGTTATTTGGATTATGTATTAGATAAGGTGGATGTGATTTTGTTAATGTCCGTGAACCCAGGATTTGGTGGACAATCCTTTTTACCTTCCACATTGAAAAAATTACAACAGGCACGTCGTCTGATTGATGAAAGCGGTTTAGATATCCGTTTAGAAGTTGATGGTGGGGTAAAAGTGGATAATATTGCAGAAATCGCTGCGGCCGGTGCAGATATATTTGTGGCAGGCTCAGCGATTTTTGGTAAACCAGATTATAAACAAATCATTGATCAAATGCGTGCGCAGTTAGCTTCAGTTAAATAG
- a CDS encoding DMT family transporter, with translation MNPLRIHLQLIGMVILWGASWPWGRVVAQAMPTFVASSVRFFFAIIPLIIWLYAANRFKYAKQLNANQWMGLFVTAFFGVFAYSTFFIWGLKYLPAGQAAVIVATNPVFTTLLAIFLFKEKWNRWVIIGMVIAMSGTLLALTKGNFLQMMDSFGFGQILLIGALICWVVYTLLARKVLAGIDSLTATTLSSIFGFLLLFISALCVESSDGWLTVLNLSQGEWISLLGLAFGATVLAYAWYFDGVKHLGAGNASAYIILVPILGILFSAVWLNEQVDSSLIIGGILAVSGLGIMHWGRRLIK, from the coding sequence ATGAACCCTCTCCGCATACATTTACAATTAATTGGAATGGTGATTTTATGGGGCGCCTCTTGGCCTTGGGGACGAGTGGTTGCCCAAGCTATGCCGACATTTGTTGCTTCAAGCGTGCGCTTTTTTTTCGCCATTATTCCACTCATTATTTGGCTATATGCGGCAAATCGCTTCAAATATGCTAAACAACTAAACGCTAATCAGTGGATGGGGTTGTTTGTAACTGCCTTTTTCGGTGTTTTCGCCTATTCCACATTTTTTATCTGGGGGTTGAAATATCTTCCCGCGGGACAAGCGGCTGTTATTGTGGCGACAAACCCTGTATTTACCACGCTTTTGGCGATTTTTTTATTTAAAGAAAAATGGAATCGTTGGGTAATAATCGGAATGGTTATTGCCATGAGTGGAACATTATTGGCTCTCACAAAAGGGAATTTTTTACAAATGATGGATTCCTTTGGATTTGGGCAAATATTATTAATTGGTGCACTAATTTGTTGGGTCGTTTACACCTTATTGGCGAGAAAAGTACTCGCGGGCATTGATTCTCTCACCGCAACCACATTATCTTCCATTTTTGGTTTTTTATTGTTGTTTATTAGTGCTCTATGCGTGGAAAGCTCGGACGGTTGGCTGACAGTACTTAATTTATCACAAGGTGAGTGGATAAGTTTACTTGGTCTTGCATTTGGTGCAACGGTATTAGCCTATGCATGGTATTTTGATGGTGTGAAACACTTAGGGGCAGGCAATGCCTCGGCTTATATTATTCTTGTGCCTATTTTAGGCATTTTATTTTCAGCCGTTTGGTTGAATGAACAAGTAGATTCCTCCTTAATTATTGGAGGCATTTTAGCCGTATCAGGGCTTGGAATTATGCACTGGGGAAGAAGGTTAATTAAATGA
- a CDS encoding YcxB family protein — protein MEITYQPILDKNYTKAVKKISRDIYKHNKFRKMMSIGDFLLSLFFLLPSIFLAFELMDWGEYLYDCYENILAYYAGYILFAISMLSFFYAVLIRPYLNTKAFQSQVYGEVNKEKKTIRIQEDGLYSEIALCQTLYNYRYIHHIENHYGYLMIRVDTGLFFLIPHSAFQDNAHREAFEAALREKIKAYQAEPLSK, from the coding sequence ATGGAAATTACCTATCAACCCATATTAGATAAAAATTATACTAAGGCAGTAAAAAAAATAAGCCGTGATATTTATAAGCACAATAAATTTCGCAAGATGATGAGTATTGGCGATTTCTTATTATCTTTATTCTTCTTGCTGCCAAGTATTTTTCTTGCTTTTGAACTGATGGATTGGGGAGAGTATTTGTATGATTGCTATGAAAATATCTTGGCCTATTATGCGGGATATATATTATTTGCTATCTCAATGCTTTCTTTTTTCTATGCAGTTTTGATACGACCTTATTTAAATACCAAAGCTTTTCAAAGCCAAGTATATGGGGAAGTTAATAAGGAAAAAAAAACCATACGAATTCAAGAAGATGGGTTATATTCTGAAATAGCTCTCTGCCAAACCTTATATAATTATCGGTACATTCATCATATCGAAAATCATTATGGTTACTTAATGATTCGAGTTGATACGGGCTTGTTTTTCTTAATTCCTCATTCAGCCTTTCAAGATAATGCTCATCGAGAAGCATTTGAAGCCGCTTTACGAGAAAAAATAAAAGCTTACCAAGCAGAGCCTTTAAGTAAATAG
- a CDS encoding protein disulfide oxidoreductase: MKLNTLLKNTISLLLTLIIVSSILDFIRKPNIPPEINATALYDLQGNAFFLPQLDQAKPTIIYFWGSWCGYCRYTSPAINSLSEEGYPVVSVALRSGTNKDVEDYLQTHHYQFTTVNDPQGKIADQWQVNVTPTIIILNKGKMDLATTGWTSYWGLKVRLFFTEFFG; this comes from the coding sequence GTGAAACTTAACACCTTATTAAAAAATACGATTTCGCTCCTGCTGACATTGATTATCGTGAGCAGTATTCTCGATTTTATTCGTAAACCCAATATTCCACCTGAAATCAATGCGACTGCACTTTATGATTTACAGGGGAATGCCTTCTTTTTACCCCAATTAGATCAAGCTAAGCCGACGATCATTTACTTCTGGGGAAGTTGGTGTGGTTATTGTCGTTATACTTCTCCAGCAATTAATTCACTTTCAGAAGAAGGCTATCCGGTAGTCTCTGTTGCGCTGCGTTCGGGGACAAATAAGGACGTGGAGGATTATTTACAAACGCATCACTATCAGTTTACAACGGTGAATGATCCTCAAGGCAAGATTGCGGATCAATGGCAGGTGAATGTGACACCAACAATTATTATTTTAAATAAAGGAAAAATGGATTTGGCCACAACGGGCTGGACAAGTTACTGGGGCTTAAAAGTGCGGTTGTTTTTCACAGAGTTTTTTGGCTAA
- a CDS encoding porin, translated as MKKTLLALSVAALAAGSAQAYNFHVDQTGTDVDFYGSLRVKWESTSNKTNYVAGGESKEHINHAVDNNGSRFGIKLKQSLGGDFYALGRAEWRMRGEAPSQHDFDHVYTHFLYAGIGHKQFGELTYGNMPTITDEVKQTDLANTYSLSDGLLDGSARRVTQYVYNGNYGDNKVKFGAYYGGSSKRSMKNLDLTNKRKNAWGTGLIFNHAIDSIQNVTVAAGFTREISENANNTSLFRNAYGLGLAYNFVHTTYGLDLERQVTKNQGDKRTKNEVRAIVRQGLNEDWNVYAMYAYKTDKHSNNTDRTRQFMVGTEYYVFNQGSLKVKPFLEWQATRTKYENSTVDRSRDFKTVIGLRAYW; from the coding sequence ATGAAAAAAACACTTCTTGCTTTATCTGTAGCTGCATTAGCAGCAGGTTCTGCACAAGCTTATAACTTCCATGTTGACCAAACTGGTACGGATGTCGATTTCTATGGTTCTTTACGTGTTAAGTGGGAAAGCACCTCTAACAAAACCAACTATGTAGCGGGCGGTGAAAGCAAAGAGCACATCAACCACGCAGTAGACAACAATGGTTCACGTTTTGGTATTAAATTAAAACAAAGTTTAGGCGGTGATTTCTACGCTTTAGGCCGTGCTGAATGGCGTATGCGTGGTGAAGCACCTTCACAACATGATTTTGACCATGTTTATACACACTTCCTTTACGCAGGTATTGGCCACAAACAATTTGGTGAGTTAACTTACGGTAACATGCCAACTATCACTGATGAAGTAAAACAAACCGACTTAGCAAATACTTACAGCTTATCTGATGGCTTATTAGATGGTTCTGCTCGTCGTGTAACTCAATACGTGTACAACGGTAACTATGGTGATAACAAAGTTAAATTTGGTGCGTACTACGGTGGTTCAAGCAAACGTAGCATGAAAAACCTTGATTTAACAAACAAACGTAAAAATGCTTGGGGTACAGGTCTTATCTTCAACCATGCAATTGATAGCATTCAAAATGTAACTGTAGCAGCAGGTTTTACTCGTGAAATTTCCGAAAATGCAAACAACACGTCATTATTCCGTAATGCTTATGGCTTAGGTTTAGCATATAACTTCGTTCACACCACTTATGGCTTAGATTTGGAGCGTCAAGTAACCAAAAACCAAGGTGACAAACGTACTAAAAATGAAGTGCGTGCGATTGTTCGTCAAGGTTTAAACGAAGATTGGAACGTTTATGCAATGTATGCATATAAAACAGATAAACACAGTAATAATACAGACAGAACTCGCCAATTCATGGTTGGTACTGAATACTATGTGTTTAACCAAGGTTCTTTAAAAGTGAAACCATTCTTAGAATGGCAAGCGACTCGTACTAAATACGAAAATAGCACTGTAGATCGTAGCCGTGATTTCAAAACTGTTATCGGTTTACGTGCATACTGGTAA